From one Paenibacillus sp. FSL K6-1330 genomic stretch:
- a CDS encoding zf-HC2 domain-containing protein translates to MNCQEVVERMHRYLDRDLTSEETAEMYQHIAVCPMCAETFNILKSLNRELEDLPAVTPPVSLVDAIMPRLDAIDRERQNLVVPPAVKSQEPAEMMPEMRRPRRAGSWWSTVGGRTAIGAAAAVLIFSVAILNNEPKMLSDAEIPYEEASTTSAGANDDSAATQSQEIAQPFAAEGGTESGGASDEGSDPSANLRSSPSESSSEANSKSAPNETKATPEPSDGANGTKKDVTAPDTSVQKKDNGEPQASDQPATSNNEVPKNNTTSPSDPPASEPEQDSETMDAQTSPTESADTSSEMLPPISDPSGDAGTGSTESSDRSTGSYQGLAMVPEQWSSPDGLYRASLEADHLIIYRLPSGSQTSPEAVETVETIPLGGSWVSGQWSEDGLTFKYKVQTNNELVESVYSIEKSQPPATTGQKQPKQ, encoded by the coding sequence ATGAATTGCCAAGAGGTGGTGGAACGTATGCACCGGTATTTGGACCGGGATCTCACTTCGGAGGAGACGGCCGAAATGTATCAGCATATTGCCGTGTGCCCCATGTGTGCGGAGACCTTTAATATATTGAAATCATTGAACAGAGAGCTTGAGGATCTCCCGGCCGTAACCCCGCCTGTCAGTCTGGTAGACGCTATCATGCCTAGACTGGATGCCATTGACCGTGAACGCCAGAACCTTGTCGTACCTCCAGCCGTGAAAAGCCAAGAGCCCGCCGAAATGATGCCGGAAATGCGGCGTCCGCGACGTGCGGGAAGCTGGTGGAGCACGGTTGGCGGAAGAACGGCTATCGGTGCCGCTGCCGCTGTACTTATTTTTAGCGTAGCTATTTTAAATAATGAACCGAAGATGCTATCCGATGCGGAGATTCCATACGAAGAGGCAAGCACGACCAGTGCCGGGGCGAATGACGACTCGGCTGCAACGCAGAGTCAGGAAATCGCTCAGCCGTTTGCCGCCGAAGGCGGCACGGAGTCGGGTGGCGCATCGGATGAGGGAAGCGATCCATCCGCAAATCTGCGGAGTTCGCCTTCAGAATCGTCATCGGAAGCCAATTCTAAGTCAGCTCCGAATGAAACGAAGGCAACGCCGGAACCATCGGATGGGGCTAACGGCACCAAGAAAGATGTTACAGCACCCGATACTTCGGTCCAGAAGAAAGATAATGGGGAACCTCAAGCGTCAGACCAACCTGCAACGAGCAACAATGAGGTACCAAAAAACAATACCACAAGTCCGTCTGACCCTCCCGCTAGTGAACCTGAGCAGGACTCTGAGACCATGGATGCCCAGACTTCGCCTACGGAATCGGCGGATACCTCGTCAGAGATGCTGCCTCCAATTAGCGATCCTTCCGGCGATGCAGGCACGGGAAGCACGGAATCATCCGACAGGTCAACCGGATCGTACCAAGGACTGGCGATGGTACCGGAACAGTGGTCGTCCCCGGACGGCCTCTACCGAGCTTCGCTGGAGGCCGATCATCTGATTATCTATCGCCTGCCATCGGGAAGCCAAACCTCGCCTGAGGCGGTTGAAACGGTTGAGACGATTCCGCTCGGCGGAAGCTGGGTATCCGGTCAATGGTCAGAGGACGGCTTAACGTTTAAGTACAAGGTGCAGACGAATAACGAATTGGTTGAATCCGTCTATTCCATTGAGAAGTCTCAGCCTCCGGCGACTACGGGGCAGAAGCAGCCTAAACAATAG
- a CDS encoding sigma-70 family RNA polymerase sigma factor, whose product MVEQGLIRAAQSGDRDALITLLREIEQHVYRTAYYILNNEQDAMDAAQEALIRVYTKINSYEEKAQFKTWVQRIVTNICIDKFRRTKPTVSIDEHDLVFRDNLDVEREVMSGYLAQDIQEAINQLPDHHRTVIVLRYLQDLSYNEIADCLNLPLNTVKSYLFRARQQLQNMLQEHQKGGVSG is encoded by the coding sequence GTGGTGGAGCAGGGACTCATAAGAGCCGCTCAATCGGGCGATCGCGACGCTCTAATCACCCTATTGCGAGAAATTGAGCAACATGTTTACCGAACTGCTTATTACATTTTAAACAATGAACAGGATGCTATGGATGCAGCCCAGGAAGCACTTATACGTGTATATACGAAGATTAACTCCTACGAGGAGAAGGCTCAGTTCAAAACTTGGGTCCAGCGGATTGTCACCAACATATGCATTGATAAATTCCGCAGGACCAAGCCGACGGTTTCCATCGATGAACATGATCTGGTGTTTCGGGATAATCTCGATGTAGAACGGGAAGTGATGTCGGGATATCTGGCTCAGGATATTCAGGAAGCCATTAATCAACTGCCGGATCATCATCGCACGGTCATTGTCTTAAGGTATTTGCAGGATCTATCCTACAACGAAATTGCTGATTGTCTGAACCTCCCGCTCAATACGGTGAAATCCTATTTGTTCAGGGCCAGGCAGCAGCTGCAGAATATGCTCCAAGAGCATCAGAAAGGTGGTGTATCAGGATGA
- the rpsT gene encoding 30S ribosomal protein S20 has translation MPNIKSAIKRVKTNDKRHALNISQKSALRTAVKTADVALNGTEIEAAKVAFQAASKKLDKAVTKGLIHKNAAARKKSRLAKRLNALTSQA, from the coding sequence ATGCCAAACATTAAATCCGCGATTAAACGTGTAAAGACAAATGACAAACGCCACGCGCTTAACATTTCTCAAAAATCCGCGCTTCGCACAGCTGTTAAAACTGCTGACGTAGCGTTGAACGGTACAGAAATCGAAGCTGCTAAAGTTGCTTTCCAGGCTGCTTCCAAGAAGCTTGATAAAGCTGTAACAAAGGGCCTGATCCATAAGAACGCAGCTGCCCGCAAGAAGTCCCGTCTGGCGAAAAGACTGAACGCTCTTACGTCGCAAGCGTAA
- the holA gene encoding DNA polymerase III subunit delta — protein MDAKAAAKAVKQGDVSAVYLLYGSEKFQMKEFAEFLEAQLIPKEDRDFALVHMDLGEVPIQTVIEEAETVPFMVQKKLIMVRDTAFFTAAKDNGKVDHRPEALLDYLTNPADYSVIVFMVGQEKLDERKKVVKAVKKSGVALSFMPLGGEDLLRWVDKQVKNGNCTLREGAAEAIVRNAGTSLQALSGEIEKLCLYAGAGGVIDVATVDMLVARSTEQNVFALVEDIANLRLDKALGIYYELLKQREEPIKIAALITRQFRIILQVKTLSTQSYSQQQIASQIGLHPYAVKIAGEQARKFETARLEGILNHLANLDYQMKTGAVDKVLGIELFLLRLGA, from the coding sequence ATGGATGCCAAAGCGGCGGCCAAGGCGGTTAAGCAGGGAGATGTGTCTGCCGTCTATTTGTTGTATGGCAGCGAGAAATTTCAAATGAAGGAATTCGCTGAATTTCTGGAAGCCCAGCTGATCCCAAAAGAAGACCGTGATTTTGCGCTTGTTCATATGGATTTAGGGGAGGTTCCGATTCAAACCGTCATTGAAGAAGCGGAGACGGTTCCATTTATGGTTCAGAAAAAATTGATCATGGTCAGGGACACGGCTTTTTTTACCGCAGCAAAAGATAACGGGAAAGTGGATCACCGTCCAGAGGCTTTGCTGGATTATTTGACCAATCCCGCTGATTATAGTGTGATTGTCTTTATGGTTGGACAAGAAAAGCTGGATGAACGCAAAAAGGTAGTCAAGGCAGTTAAGAAATCAGGGGTTGCCTTGTCCTTTATGCCTTTGGGCGGGGAGGATCTGCTTCGCTGGGTGGACAAGCAGGTGAAGAACGGAAACTGCACGCTGCGAGAAGGTGCGGCGGAGGCGATCGTGCGAAATGCGGGAACCAGTCTTCAGGCATTATCAGGTGAGATCGAAAAGCTGTGTTTATATGCTGGTGCCGGTGGAGTGATTGATGTCGCAACCGTGGATATGCTGGTGGCGCGCAGCACGGAACAGAATGTGTTTGCGCTTGTAGAGGATATTGCGAATCTCCGATTGGACAAGGCGCTCGGAATCTATTATGAGCTGCTGAAGCAGCGCGAGGAGCCGATCAAGATTGCGGCGCTCATCACCAGACAGTTCCGGATTATTCTGCAGGTGAAGACTCTATCTACCCAGAGCTACTCGCAGCAGCAAATTGCTTCCCAGATCGGATTGCATCCCTATGCGGTGAAGATTGCGGGCGAGCAAGCCCGCAAGTTTGAGACAGCACGCCTTGAAGGCATTCTGAACCATCTGGCGAATCTGGATTACCAGATGAAGACCGGGGCCGTGGATAAGGTGCTCGGCATCGAATTGTTTTTGCTGCGGCTTGGGGCTTAA
- the gpr gene encoding GPR endopeptidase codes for MDLDLQKYSVRTDLAVESRELAGGKGGTPIPGVMEDVVQEDGIKITRLDVENDAASKQIGRVKGHYVTLEVPDLRKGDTGLQDQVSVVFAREFEAFMSRIGIGPKASVLIVGLGNWNVTPDSLGPLVVENVMVTRQFFELMPDRVAPGYRQVSAVAPGVLGLTGIESSETVQGIVEQTRPELIIAIDALASRSLERVNTTIQIADIGIHPGSGVGNKRKGLTQEILGVPCIAIGVPTVCYASTIVNNAIELMKSHFGEGAPETGKIMGMLHDIPEGDRLALVKEVLEPLGHDLIVTPKEIDEFIEDIANIVATGLNAALHEAVDPGNVGAYTH; via the coding sequence ATGGATCTGGATCTGCAAAAATACTCGGTCCGAACGGACCTGGCGGTGGAATCAAGAGAACTGGCGGGAGGCAAAGGGGGCACGCCCATTCCTGGTGTGATGGAGGATGTGGTGCAGGAGGACGGAATCAAGATTACAAGGCTGGACGTGGAGAACGATGCAGCCTCTAAGCAAATTGGAAGAGTAAAGGGCCATTACGTCACGTTGGAGGTGCCCGATCTTCGCAAGGGGGATACGGGGCTTCAGGATCAAGTATCTGTTGTCTTCGCTCGTGAGTTTGAGGCATTCATGTCCCGGATCGGGATCGGACCCAAGGCAAGCGTGCTCATTGTCGGGCTCGGCAACTGGAACGTGACGCCGGATTCCCTGGGACCGCTGGTGGTGGAGAACGTGATGGTAACCCGACAGTTTTTCGAGCTTATGCCGGATCGGGTGGCGCCAGGCTATCGACAGGTTAGTGCCGTAGCGCCAGGCGTTCTCGGTCTGACAGGGATTGAATCGAGCGAAACGGTTCAGGGCATCGTGGAGCAAACCCGTCCCGAACTGATCATCGCTATTGACGCTCTGGCTTCGCGTTCGCTGGAACGGGTGAATACGACTATCCAGATTGCGGATATCGGAATCCACCCCGGTTCTGGCGTCGGCAATAAGCGGAAGGGATTGACACAGGAGATTCTCGGGGTCCCCTGCATTGCGATCGGAGTTCCGACCGTCTGCTATGCTTCCACCATCGTTAATAACGCCATTGAGCTTATGAAATCCCATTTTGGCGAAGGTGCGCCGGAGACGGGCAAAATTATGGGCATGCTCCATGATATACCCGAAGGTGATCGCCTCGCACTGGTGAAGGAGGTTCTGGAGCCGCTGGGTCATGACCTTATCGTAACGCCCAAGGAAATCGACGAATTTATAGAGGATATCGCCAATATCGTGGCAACCGGTTTGAACGCAGCGCTGCATGAGGCTGTGGATCCCGGCAATGTAGGTGCGTACACGCACTAA
- a CDS encoding dCMP deaminase family protein codes for MSADQRKDWDTYFMDIAFMVSTRSQCPRRHVGAVLVQGKKLLGTAYNGAPMGVPDCSEAGCMIAEDYELVVQDGKESMVKKQRCIRTIHAEQNLLLFTDRIDREGSTVYVTDEPCWTCANMLANSGIVEVVFHRPYPKDSGKVSRMMEQKGILFRQLEVYEPPRETLMTVAE; via the coding sequence ATGAGTGCAGATCAACGTAAAGATTGGGATACTTATTTCATGGATATTGCCTTTATGGTTTCTACCCGCTCTCAATGCCCGCGGCGTCATGTCGGAGCGGTGCTGGTGCAGGGGAAGAAGCTGCTCGGAACGGCATATAACGGCGCGCCGATGGGAGTGCCTGATTGCTCGGAAGCTGGCTGTATGATCGCTGAGGATTATGAATTGGTCGTACAGGACGGCAAGGAGAGCATGGTGAAGAAACAGCGCTGCATCCGGACGATTCATGCTGAGCAGAATCTGCTGTTATTCACGGACAGGATTGATCGTGAAGGCAGCACGGTGTACGTGACGGATGAGCCCTGCTGGACCTGTGCGAATATGCTTGCCAACAGCGGCATTGTCGAGGTTGTGTTCCACCGTCCTTATCCGAAGGATTCGGGCAAGGTGTCCCGCATGATGGAACAGAAGGGTATTTTGTTCCGGCAGCTTGAAGTGTATGAGCCGCCGCGCGAAACCTTGATGACGGTAGCGGAATGA
- a CDS encoding ComEC/Rec2 family competence protein has translation MFTVLWVIGSGAACLYDGWRLALIAAGLILILLAVCHWAGAGRLFTLCMLFSLCVSGTYWEWHDAANISDFESLLPGVSSTDIVPVTAFGVITSPIEVDGDRADFNVVLHVADLTLAKPPAPQKQANPDNGTMLKTDDIVRVQVKLLDKRELERVNRWQRGDRIQLTGELQKPGEARNFDGFDYAQYLRTQKIHWMIKVKGSEQAGVTPPDSWNLSHILRWTDAVRHKLGGKLDELYGGIHAGYMKGLVIGNRDDLDPDTFMEFSRLGLTHILAISGMHVAVVVGCLLFICTTLRMTRETSLTVVMWLIPVYVLLTGASPSIVRAGIMGMIGLYAARRRLLKDGLHILSVAVLAMLLWNPYFLVNVSFQLSFIVTAGLMIFVPKLMPLLTFLPRWLAGTVGVTVVAQLISFPLTIHYFNQVSLISVFANMLLVPVISLVVLPLGMVSLLMGWVWMRGAGWLAAVTEWLNQMTFRIVEWMNGSSVFMTLWPSPSIAWILCYFVLLYALLSILKKSSENREGERSESDDTVPLEGRIPLDRRGSLSRATGMFPLVDRWAGALRWRGFLRASDYIERYATRSAIVLLSGALGLLLYGGYQSPSMHGAGLVQFLDVGQGDSILVTTPEGKHILIDGGGTVNFRKEKDTWKQRKSPYEVGAKVVVPLLKKRGVHQLEAVIMTHGDQDHIGGFQAVLQEIPVKSVVFNGTLTDSASFRKLMLTAVQQRIPIYEAGFDRDVWKLDRHTEIQFLAPIFPESGEIIKPLPLIKEQNHASLVFVLQMNGSRLLFTGDTDQAAEHNILLHLEERSSQDDVVSRRAAAENRIDVMKVAHHGSKTSTSALWLNAWKPKAAVISAGVNNMYGHPHPDVVGRLERSSTLIYQTNLHGEIQMRIKDGHIETRTKLP, from the coding sequence ATGTTTACCGTGTTATGGGTAATCGGCAGCGGTGCTGCATGCCTGTACGATGGATGGAGGCTGGCTTTGATTGCAGCCGGGCTGATTCTCATACTGCTTGCTGTATGTCATTGGGCGGGGGCAGGGCGTCTTTTTACACTCTGCATGTTGTTCTCCTTGTGCGTGTCGGGCACTTACTGGGAATGGCATGATGCGGCAAATATAAGTGATTTCGAGTCGCTCCTCCCCGGGGTGTCATCGACGGACATCGTTCCGGTTACTGCGTTTGGTGTAATCACATCCCCTATAGAAGTGGACGGTGACCGCGCGGATTTTAATGTTGTCCTACATGTGGCTGATCTCACGCTAGCAAAACCTCCAGCGCCTCAAAAACAAGCGAATCCGGATAACGGGACCATGCTGAAGACAGATGATATCGTTAGGGTTCAAGTAAAACTGCTGGATAAAAGGGAGCTGGAGAGGGTTAACCGATGGCAGCGCGGGGACCGCATACAACTGACGGGAGAGTTGCAAAAACCTGGAGAAGCCCGTAATTTTGACGGATTTGATTATGCTCAATATTTGCGAACCCAGAAAATTCATTGGATGATTAAAGTGAAAGGCTCTGAACAAGCGGGGGTCACTCCGCCTGACAGCTGGAATTTAAGTCATATTCTAAGATGGACGGATGCCGTTCGCCATAAGCTTGGGGGCAAGCTGGATGAATTGTACGGCGGAATCCACGCGGGTTATATGAAGGGACTTGTCATTGGCAATCGGGATGATCTGGATCCCGATACATTTATGGAGTTCTCGCGGCTGGGATTGACTCATATTCTTGCGATATCGGGCATGCATGTGGCTGTTGTCGTAGGATGTCTTTTATTCATATGTACCACCCTTCGAATGACGAGGGAGACCTCGCTGACGGTGGTCATGTGGCTGATTCCCGTCTACGTCCTGCTTACCGGGGCAAGCCCTTCTATCGTCCGTGCCGGCATCATGGGGATGATCGGTTTGTATGCCGCACGGCGTCGGCTTTTGAAGGATGGACTGCATATTCTGAGTGTTGCCGTGCTCGCCATGCTGCTGTGGAACCCGTATTTTCTCGTTAACGTCAGCTTTCAATTGTCATTCATCGTGACTGCGGGCTTGATGATATTCGTGCCGAAGCTGATGCCGCTGCTGACATTTTTGCCCCGCTGGCTTGCGGGAACTGTTGGAGTCACGGTCGTAGCGCAGCTGATCTCCTTTCCTCTTACCATTCATTATTTCAACCAGGTGTCGCTGATTTCTGTTTTCGCCAACATGCTCCTGGTTCCAGTCATTAGCCTTGTCGTTCTTCCGCTAGGAATGGTGTCTTTGCTGATGGGGTGGGTGTGGATGCGAGGAGCCGGCTGGCTGGCAGCTGTAACGGAATGGTTAAACCAAATGACGTTCCGAATCGTTGAATGGATGAATGGTTCATCCGTGTTTATGACATTGTGGCCATCCCCGTCGATAGCCTGGATTCTGTGTTATTTTGTTCTTCTGTATGCATTGCTGTCCATTTTGAAAAAGAGTTCCGAAAATCGCGAGGGAGAGCGAAGCGAGTCCGATGATACAGTTCCGTTGGAAGGACGGATACCCTTGGATCGTAGAGGAAGCTTGTCTAGAGCGACCGGCATGTTTCCGCTTGTGGATCGATGGGCCGGTGCGTTACGATGGAGAGGTTTTCTTCGCGCCAGTGATTATATCGAACGCTATGCAACGAGATCCGCGATCGTCCTGCTGTCCGGAGCTTTGGGTCTTTTACTGTACGGCGGTTATCAATCTCCGTCCATGCACGGAGCGGGACTGGTACAATTCCTGGATGTAGGACAAGGGGATTCGATACTGGTAACAACACCTGAGGGCAAGCATATTCTCATTGACGGTGGTGGCACGGTGAATTTTCGTAAGGAAAAGGATACTTGGAAACAACGAAAGTCTCCGTATGAGGTGGGAGCGAAAGTGGTGGTTCCCTTGTTGAAAAAACGGGGCGTACACCAGCTTGAGGCTGTCATCATGACCCATGGGGACCAGGATCATATCGGCGGCTTCCAGGCTGTTCTGCAGGAAATCCCCGTAAAATCGGTTGTATTCAATGGGACCTTGACCGACTCCGCTTCCTTCCGGAAACTGATGTTAACCGCCGTTCAGCAGCGCATTCCCATTTACGAGGCTGGATTTGATCGGGATGTTTGGAAGCTTGACAGACATACGGAAATCCAATTTTTAGCGCCTATTTTCCCAGAAAGTGGAGAAATCATAAAACCATTACCGTTGATTAAGGAGCAGAATCATGCTTCACTAGTATTTGTCCTTCAGATGAACGGCAGCCGGCTCTTATTTACGGGTGACACGGACCAAGCTGCCGAACATAATATATTGCTGCACCTGGAGGAACGTTCTTCACAGGATGATGTCGTTTCACGTCGTGCTGCTGCCGAAAACCGGATCGATGTCATGAAGGTTGCCCATCATGGAAGCAAAACCTCGACATCCGCGCTATGGCTGAATGCATGGAAGCCGAAGGCAGCGGTTATTTCCGCTGGCGTCAACAATATGTACGGCCACCCTCATCCGGATGTGGTCGGACGGTTGGAACGTTCCTCGACGCTCATCTATCAGACCAACCTTCACGGTGAAATCCAGATGAGGATCAAGGATGGACATATTGAAACGCGTACGAAGCTTCCATGA